The following coding sequences lie in one Synechococcus sp. CC9902 genomic window:
- a CDS encoding 5'-methylthioadenosine/adenosylhomocysteine nucleosidase yields MARALHIGVLGAMPEEIGSDLSHLQLLESEQHGDLTIHHGTWAEGIRLSLAWSGWGKVSAARAATRLLSSAPDIDLLLFTGVAGAADPALTQWDVVLADAVVQHDMDSRPLFPRFTLPALNRAQLNPDTSWLRWASTALAQAAQEGELDGFGLPSTGLIATGDRFIGDADVLDALREALPGLKAVEMEGAAVAQVAEQEGMPWLVLRVISDGADASAAQSFGDFIQMYDHRAWCLLQALLSRVELAPKR; encoded by the coding sequence ATGGCACGCGCATTGCATATCGGTGTTCTGGGTGCAATGCCCGAAGAAATCGGCTCTGACCTGAGCCATCTCCAGCTGCTTGAGAGTGAACAGCATGGCGACCTCACCATCCATCACGGGACTTGGGCAGAGGGCATCCGCCTAAGCCTCGCCTGGAGCGGATGGGGCAAGGTGAGCGCCGCTCGAGCGGCAACGCGGCTGCTGAGTTCTGCGCCTGACATTGATCTCCTGCTATTTACGGGCGTCGCCGGCGCCGCCGATCCAGCCCTCACGCAATGGGATGTCGTGCTTGCCGATGCCGTCGTGCAACACGATATGGATTCAAGACCGCTCTTCCCGCGCTTCACCCTGCCAGCCCTAAACCGGGCCCAACTCAACCCCGACACCAGCTGGTTGAGATGGGCCTCCACAGCCTTGGCCCAGGCTGCTCAAGAGGGAGAACTCGACGGATTTGGACTGCCAAGCACCGGACTGATCGCGACGGGGGACCGCTTCATCGGCGATGCCGACGTGCTGGATGCCCTGCGCGAGGCGCTACCTGGACTCAAGGCCGTGGAAATGGAAGGTGCTGCCGTTGCACAGGTGGCGGAACAGGAGGGCATGCCATGGCTCGTGCTGCGGGTGATTTCGGATGGTGCCGATGCCAGTGCAGCCCAAAGCTTCGGAGACTTCATCCAGATGTACGACCACCGGGCTTGGTGTCTTCTTCAGGCACTGTTGTCACGGGTGGAGCTGGCACCTAAGCGATGA
- a CDS encoding heme oxygenase (biliverdin-producing) — translation MSVALAAQLREGTKKAHTMAENTGFVSCFLKGVVDKSSYRKLVADLYFVYEAMEEEIDKLAEHPVVGPVGKKELNRVESLSQDLAYYFGENWKEEIQPSPSAALYVERIHALAKESPELLVGHHYTRYMGDLSGGQILKNIAQKAMNMDGDDGLRFYIFDDIADEKGFKTMYRSTMDELPIDQAMADRIVEEANNAFHLNMKMFQELEGNLVAAIGKVLFGFLTRRQRTGSTEAATA, via the coding sequence ATGTCCGTCGCACTTGCTGCTCAGCTCAGGGAAGGCACGAAAAAGGCCCACACGATGGCCGAAAACACCGGTTTTGTGAGCTGCTTCCTCAAGGGTGTTGTTGATAAGTCCAGCTACCGCAAACTCGTTGCCGATCTCTATTTCGTCTATGAGGCGATGGAAGAAGAGATCGACAAGCTCGCAGAGCATCCAGTCGTTGGTCCTGTGGGGAAGAAAGAGCTGAATCGAGTTGAATCCCTCTCGCAAGACCTTGCCTATTACTTCGGAGAGAATTGGAAGGAAGAAATCCAGCCATCGCCATCTGCTGCACTGTATGTGGAGCGGATTCATGCCCTTGCGAAAGAGTCTCCTGAATTATTGGTTGGGCACCATTACACCCGCTATATGGGAGATCTTTCCGGTGGTCAGATTCTGAAAAATATTGCTCAGAAAGCAATGAATATGGATGGAGACGATGGTCTTCGTTTTTATATTTTCGACGATATTGCTGATGAGAAAGGGTTTAAAACGATGTATCGCTCCACGATGGATGAGCTACCCATCGACCAAGCGATGGCTGATCGGATCGTTGAGGAAGCCAACAACGCTTTCCACCTCAACATGAAAATGTTCCAGGAACTTGAAGGCAACCTGGTTGCAGCAATTGGCAAGGTGCTGTTTGGTTTCCTGACCCGTCGTCAGCGGACAGGTAGTACTGAGGCTGCCACTGCTTGA
- a CDS encoding glycosyltransferase, producing MVTTLIRFLVPGTSNRFRCGGLSVELQTARLVSGLCATEVVTYRQRQLDSPFLDDCLKAEKPDPGVLWIVSWGFDVPGLIRRLRGHRVAYHAHSSGYGFSLPPNVPVLAVSRNTLGYWGARAPRNSLHLLPNALDEAWLKRGARGSTELRPIDVLVQARKCSPYVLNQLVPALRSSGLIVEVQTGWVEDLVDLFNQSTVYIYDSAEYWRSRGVSEGFGLPPLEALASGCVVFSSFNHALSDYANPGFTTHQIGCSSLVFDQQRIISAVNAPQQWSADPFAIDRLLDDCSEKILISRWKTSLTNLDALNALQMDGHPYLKTIPGWRLRLRDWLGRVATVVNRLPVWPASSKRKGA from the coding sequence GTGGTCACAACGCTGATTCGCTTTCTGGTTCCTGGCACCAGCAATAGGTTCCGATGTGGCGGACTCAGCGTTGAGTTGCAAACAGCTCGTCTTGTATCCGGCCTCTGTGCAACTGAAGTTGTCACGTATCGGCAGCGCCAGTTGGATTCTCCCTTTTTAGACGACTGTCTAAAAGCTGAGAAGCCGGATCCAGGTGTTCTTTGGATTGTGAGTTGGGGCTTCGATGTCCCGGGTTTAATTCGACGACTGAGAGGACATCGTGTCGCTTATCACGCCCACAGCAGTGGGTATGGATTCTCTCTTCCGCCAAATGTTCCGGTTTTGGCAGTCAGCAGAAACACGCTGGGTTATTGGGGAGCACGGGCCCCTCGAAATTCGCTCCATTTGCTTCCTAATGCCCTGGATGAGGCTTGGTTGAAGCGTGGAGCTCGTGGGAGTACTGAGCTGCGCCCCATAGACGTTTTGGTGCAAGCACGGAAGTGCAGCCCATATGTGCTGAATCAGTTGGTTCCAGCGTTACGCAGTTCAGGTTTGATTGTTGAAGTTCAGACTGGATGGGTAGAGGATTTAGTTGATCTTTTTAATCAATCAACTGTTTATATCTACGATTCGGCTGAGTATTGGAGAAGCCGTGGCGTGTCGGAGGGTTTTGGTCTGCCGCCGCTTGAAGCCTTAGCCAGTGGCTGTGTGGTGTTCTCGAGTTTTAATCATGCTCTTTCAGATTACGCAAATCCGGGATTCACTACACATCAAATCGGTTGCTCAAGCCTTGTCTTTGACCAACAACGCATTATTTCTGCGGTGAATGCGCCTCAACAATGGTCTGCAGATCCATTTGCGATTGATCGGCTGTTGGATGATTGTTCTGAAAAAATTCTGATATCACGTTGGAAGACTTCACTGACCAATCTGGATGCTTTGAATGCATTGCAAATGGACGGCCATCCTTATCTCAAAACTATTCCTGGCTGGCGCTTACGTCTTCGTGATTGGTTGGGAAGAGTAGCAACAGTGGTCAATCGGTTGCCTGTCTGGCCTGCGTCATCAAAGCGAAAGGGGGCTTAA
- a CDS encoding ABC transporter ATP-binding protein, translating into MNRRVQQFSLKSQTWTELSALLGKLPRRRKRLLGLVLLASFFQGILDILLIAFLARFVGLFSGAKLDDRLPGVLVFGGGLLDQAGWLLALLIASFWLTSGLRFAVAYMQSMLSAEIWNDLVNQVYMNVLRQRYEFFVQNKTANLSEQFNRILNSVSTKVVSPLIAISGNALSVSSLMIGVVFVLGWSAFFIFSLMLLAYASASLLITPYLRLATKQRVRYGRRINLLLMESLRSIRDVQLYSVDQYFISRFSSDGVIAKRYDRLTRLLPDVPRFVIEPAGITILFMIGLAPAVLGGDASDVRNAIPSLFAIMFTLLKVSGPLQNTFRSLNRLRGGLPEIKDALELLELQSERMVLTSPGVPTTDGVMPRRLIQLKDVSFSYQGSDKKVVNGVNLSIPVGSRIALVGRTGSGKTSLAHLLLGLLQPTSGELVLDGIPVNSLDLPAWQANCALVPQDIRLLDGSIRDNVAFGVNPSQINDDDVWAALAIAQFDEVVAQMNYGLYTMIGENGIKLSGGQRQRLSLARSFYRGAKVLVLDEATSALDNKTEYDLMQGLDLVGRRCTTVVIAHRLSTVRKCDRIYEISDGQVIASGNFDELYAGSSSFREMNLLGESH; encoded by the coding sequence ATGAATCGCCGGGTGCAGCAATTTTCATTAAAAAGTCAGACTTGGACTGAACTTTCCGCTCTTCTTGGAAAGCTTCCAAGACGTCGGAAGCGTCTGCTTGGACTTGTTCTTCTGGCTTCGTTTTTTCAGGGCATTTTAGATATTCTCCTGATTGCCTTTTTGGCACGTTTTGTTGGTTTATTTTCTGGCGCAAAGCTCGACGATCGATTACCAGGTGTTTTGGTTTTTGGAGGTGGATTACTAGATCAGGCGGGATGGCTTTTGGCTCTCTTAATCGCATCATTTTGGCTGACATCAGGACTTCGTTTTGCAGTCGCTTATATGCAAAGTATGTTGAGTGCGGAAATATGGAATGATCTGGTTAATCAGGTTTATATGAACGTTTTGAGGCAGAGGTATGAGTTTTTTGTGCAAAATAAAACAGCCAATTTGTCTGAGCAATTTAATAGAATTCTAAATAGTGTTTCGACAAAAGTTGTTAGTCCGTTGATTGCAATTTCTGGCAATGCTTTGTCAGTGTCTTCGTTGATGATAGGTGTTGTTTTTGTTCTTGGTTGGAGCGCCTTTTTTATCTTCAGCCTGATGTTGTTGGCCTATGCATCGGCTTCGCTTCTGATTACTCCATACTTGCGTTTAGCGACAAAGCAGCGTGTTCGCTATGGTCGCCGAATCAATTTATTGCTGATGGAGTCATTGCGATCAATTCGTGATGTTCAGCTTTATTCTGTAGATCAATATTTTATATCTCGTTTTTCCAGTGATGGTGTTATTGCTAAGCGATACGATCGTTTAACTCGGTTGCTGCCAGATGTCCCGAGATTTGTCATTGAGCCTGCAGGAATTACCATCCTATTCATGATCGGTTTGGCGCCAGCAGTTCTTGGCGGAGATGCTTCGGATGTTAGAAATGCGATCCCATCTTTATTCGCAATCATGTTCACTCTGCTGAAGGTATCAGGGCCTTTGCAAAATACTTTCAGGAGTTTAAATCGTCTTAGAGGGGGGCTTCCAGAGATCAAAGATGCTTTGGAGTTGCTTGAGCTTCAGTCAGAGCGGATGGTGTTGACGTCCCCTGGTGTGCCAACAACCGATGGTGTAATGCCGAGGCGTTTAATTCAACTTAAAGATGTAAGTTTTTCGTATCAAGGCAGTGATAAAAAAGTTGTTAATGGAGTCAATTTATCGATTCCCGTCGGATCAAGAATTGCACTGGTTGGTCGTACTGGAAGTGGCAAAACAAGCTTGGCCCATCTTCTCTTGGGACTATTGCAGCCAACATCCGGAGAGCTTGTATTGGATGGGATCCCAGTCAACAGTCTTGATTTGCCAGCTTGGCAAGCGAATTGCGCATTAGTTCCACAAGATATCCGATTACTTGATGGCAGTATCCGCGATAACGTTGCATTTGGTGTAAACCCTTCTCAAATCAACGATGATGATGTTTGGGCTGCACTGGCAATTGCTCAATTTGACGAAGTTGTTGCCCAGATGAATTATGGCCTTTACACCATGATTGGTGAAAATGGAATCAAGCTTTCTGGAGGCCAGCGCCAGCGCTTGTCCCTTGCAAGATCCTTTTATCGCGGCGCCAAGGTTCTAGTCCTGGATGAAGCAACCAGTGCCCTCGATAACAAAACTGAATACGATCTAATGCAAGGACTTGATCTTGTTGGTCGTCGTTGCACGACAGTTGTGATCGCACACCGTTTAAGCACCGTTAGAAAATGCGATCGCATTTATGAAATTAGTGACGGCCAAGTTATTGCCTCTGGAAACTTCGATGAGCTCTACGCTGGCTCATCATCCTTCCGTGAGATGAATTTGCTTGGGGAAAGTCATTAA
- a CDS encoding glycosyltransferase, producing the protein MADIILLSTADWDHPLWTNKQHTALALAELGHRVLYVESLGLRAPRAGGRDARRILRRLCRMVRLPRQVAPRVWVWSPPALPGGQSGWPLALNRRLIQRGLEQMAWWLDFKHWILWTYNPLTALYLDLHSHPISVYHCVDRIQEQPGMPTERIDAWEERLCRAAQVVFTTSPDLQANHCRWNHHTYFHGNVADFQHFNRALHQPSLACPKPLTLISRPRLLFTGAIDAYKLDLPMTVSLARTNPNWSFVFVGPVGEADPSTELAALRACPNVFVVGSQPYQDLPAWAAHSDLALLPLQQNGYTRHMFPMKFFEYLAAGLPVVGTAIPALKIHSDVAWLCEPDPVAFASAIDRALQGQGPALNERLARAQAHTYATRTKSMLTVLRRVGVLAEAEQGNPQRFRLHRSRWNRGKTWLVSPLLKWVGLMADQLVSAGCGRSFTRLFCFLQSRGWLAPDLQSRLAFLLVQNGDYPQALAVLEQLWRVHGRVDAIKRLLFRRGSRPQDRYEALQMFAVFATSKHLPEHFTGYCWIVFAHRSADLEDAVLMRQALVGVVALAERLEADPDTVVCLRDNRRNRLKMLVSCYATLLRLQLALGDATALKAVGRAGLALMQRLDPAAIDPNTSYRLTRNSLRVLSIAALEAVESKDSALLDAVADAMAVQHRHIHQPCFDHQAAQEDHRGFSSLMLDAAHSMVPTLRTGLDASGCDALERLLVLVIKSERDLDDPQRQLRALAKSKALFASFWSGSPPYSPWS; encoded by the coding sequence GTGGCAGACATCATTCTTTTGTCGACTGCCGATTGGGACCATCCCCTCTGGACCAATAAGCAGCACACTGCTTTGGCGCTGGCAGAGCTGGGTCATCGCGTCCTCTATGTGGAGTCCCTCGGTTTGCGTGCGCCTCGGGCAGGCGGACGTGATGCCCGTCGGATTCTGCGTCGCTTGTGCCGGATGGTCCGTTTGCCACGTCAAGTGGCTCCACGGGTTTGGGTATGGTCTCCGCCGGCTTTGCCTGGTGGGCAGTCCGGTTGGCCTCTAGCCCTGAATCGACGCCTGATTCAGCGTGGTTTAGAGCAGATGGCCTGGTGGCTGGATTTCAAACACTGGATTTTGTGGACCTACAACCCTCTGACGGCGCTGTATTTGGATCTGCACAGTCACCCAATCAGTGTTTATCACTGCGTTGATCGCATCCAAGAACAGCCGGGGATGCCAACGGAAAGGATCGATGCTTGGGAAGAACGCCTGTGTCGCGCCGCGCAGGTGGTCTTCACCACCTCACCGGATTTGCAGGCCAACCACTGCCGTTGGAACCATCACACCTATTTTCACGGCAATGTTGCTGATTTTCAGCACTTCAATCGTGCTTTGCATCAGCCCTCGCTTGCGTGTCCCAAGCCATTAACTCTCATATCTCGACCGAGGTTGTTGTTTACAGGGGCGATCGATGCCTACAAGCTCGATTTGCCCATGACGGTCTCATTGGCAAGAACCAACCCCAATTGGTCGTTTGTGTTCGTTGGCCCCGTGGGTGAAGCCGACCCGAGCACGGAATTGGCTGCCTTGAGGGCGTGCCCCAATGTGTTTGTCGTCGGTTCTCAGCCTTATCAGGATCTACCGGCTTGGGCGGCCCATTCCGATCTTGCGTTGCTGCCTCTCCAGCAAAACGGGTACACGCGTCACATGTTCCCGATGAAGTTCTTCGAATATCTGGCCGCAGGGCTGCCTGTGGTGGGAACGGCGATCCCAGCGTTGAAAATCCATTCGGATGTGGCGTGGCTCTGCGAACCGGATCCTGTCGCCTTTGCGTCTGCGATTGATCGTGCACTTCAGGGGCAGGGGCCGGCTTTGAATGAGCGTCTGGCGCGGGCACAGGCCCATACCTACGCCACTCGTACTAAATCCATGCTGACTGTGCTGCGTCGCGTCGGCGTGTTGGCTGAGGCTGAACAGGGCAATCCTCAACGTTTTCGTTTGCATCGTTCGCGTTGGAATCGCGGCAAAACTTGGCTGGTGTCACCACTGCTGAAGTGGGTTGGCTTGATGGCCGATCAACTGGTGAGCGCTGGATGTGGCAGGAGTTTCACTCGGTTGTTTTGTTTTTTGCAGAGCCGCGGTTGGCTTGCACCCGATCTTCAGAGTCGCCTGGCGTTTCTGCTGGTGCAGAACGGTGACTATCCCCAAGCACTCGCTGTTCTGGAGCAGCTCTGGAGGGTGCATGGTCGCGTGGATGCGATTAAGCGTTTGTTGTTCCGCCGAGGCTCTCGTCCCCAAGATCGCTACGAGGCCTTGCAGATGTTTGCGGTGTTTGCCACCAGTAAGCATCTTCCCGAGCATTTCACTGGGTATTGCTGGATTGTTTTTGCTCATCGCAGTGCTGATCTCGAGGATGCAGTCTTGATGCGTCAGGCCTTGGTGGGTGTGGTGGCCTTGGCGGAGCGGTTGGAAGCGGATCCAGACACGGTGGTGTGCCTTCGGGACAACCGCCGCAATCGACTCAAAATGCTGGTGTCTTGTTATGCAACCCTGCTGCGTCTCCAGTTGGCCCTCGGTGACGCGACTGCTCTTAAAGCCGTTGGTCGTGCCGGGCTGGCGTTGATGCAGCGTCTTGATCCAGCGGCTATCGATCCGAACACCTCATACCGCTTGACGCGCAACAGTTTGCGGGTGCTCAGTATTGCGGCATTGGAGGCGGTTGAGTCCAAAGATTCCGCTTTGCTCGATGCAGTTGCCGATGCGATGGCGGTGCAGCACCGGCACATTCATCAGCCCTGCTTCGATCACCAGGCTGCTCAAGAAGATCATCGGGGTTTTTCCTCCTTGATGCTCGATGCGGCACATTCGATGGTTCCCACCCTGAGGACGGGTCTTGATGCCAGCGGTTGCGATGCTTTGGAGAGATTGCTGGTGCTGGTGATCAAGAGCGAACGCGACCTGGACGATCCGCAGCGTCAGCTCCGCGCTTTGGCGAAGTCCAAGGCACTTTTTGCTTCGTTCTGGTCCGGATCGCCTCCGTACTCACCATGGTCGTGA